The sequence CGAACATCGACCGTCTGATGCAGGATGGAACCTACTCAAACCTCTCAAAGCGTGAGCTGCTGCAGATCACACGTCAGCGTGCTAAGCTCGAGAAGAACCTGGGTTCTATCGCCGATCTGACTCGTCTGCCAAGCGCACTCTTCGTAGTTGATGTAATGAAGGAGAACATTGCCGTTCGCGAGGCTAACCGTCTGGGTATCCCCGTATTCGGTATCGTTGATACTAACTCTGATCCTAATAATATCGACTTCGTTATCCCTGCTAACGACGATGCTAAGGACTCTGTAGAGGCTATCCTGAATGCCTGCTGCACCGCTATCGCCGAGGGTATCGAGGAGCGTAAGGTAGAGAAGGCCGACGAGAAGGCTGCTGATGCTCAGGCTGAGGGCGAGGAGCCTAAGGCTAAGCGTGCTCCACGCAAGGCTCGCAAGGATGCTGAGCCAAAGGCTGAGGCTGCTGCTGAGTAATACAATTAAAGATTAAACATTTAAAGATTAAAGATTAAAATGGCTATTTCAATTGATGATATCAAGAAGCTTCGCGCAATGACTGGCGCTGGTCTGGCTGACGTAAAGAAGGCTCTGACCGAGGCTGAGGGCGACTTCGACAAGGCTAAGGAGCTCCTGCGTGAGCGTGGCCTCGCTA is a genomic window of Xylanibacter ruminicola 23 containing:
- the rpsB gene encoding 30S ribosomal protein S2, with amino-acid sequence MSRTNFDQLLQAGCHFGHLKRKWNPAMAPYIYTERNGIHIIDLHKTVAKVDEAAEALKQIAKSGKKILFVATKKQTKEVVAEKAASINMPYVIERWPGGMLTNFPTIRKAVKKMANIDRLMQDGTYSNLSKRELLQITRQRAKLEKNLGSIADLTRLPSALFVVDVMKENIAVREANRLGIPVFGIVDTNSDPNNIDFVIPANDDAKDSVEAILNACCTAIAEGIEERKVEKADEKAADAQAEGEEPKAKRAPRKARKDAEPKAEAAAE